One stretch of Centroberyx gerrardi isolate f3 chromosome 13, fCenGer3.hap1.cur.20231027, whole genome shotgun sequence DNA includes these proteins:
- the LOC139932894 gene encoding COP9 signalosome complex subunit 7b-like, with translation MAGEQKQSSQLEQIMLLAQGAKGSDLISLINQVLEAPGVYAFGEFLELPCVQQLSGGPNRGYFQLLNIFAYGTYHHYEALKDTLPPLNDIQKNKLRHLSIVNLAANMQVIPYSVLMKDLGLVSIRQLEDLLIQAVYADVIRGKLDQCKQHLEVDFSISRDIPSEGTSRITNILTQWCSECETVLATIQQQVGRADAIREARLEALQQTETEVRNIRRQLLVSPSTSSKDLGSLAEREEEGAVANPNQRVERRLSPLKVFKSPASQNQ, from the exons ATGGCTGGGGAGCAGAAGCAAAGCAGCCAGCTTGAGCAGATCATGCTACTTGCTCAAGGAGCCAAAGGATCAGATCTGATCAGCCTCATCAACCAAGTGTTGGAGGCTCCTGGAGTGTATGCCTTTGGGGAATTTCTTGAACTTCCCTGCGTTCAACAG CTGTCTGGTGGTCCAAACAGGGGCTATTTTCAACTGCTAAACATTTTTGCCTATGGCACATACCATCACTACGAAG ctttaaaagacaCTCTTCCCCCTTTGAATGACATCCAGAAAAACAAGCTGAGGCACCTGTCTATTGTCAACTTGGCTGCAAATATGCAG GTTATCCCGTACTCTGTCCTGATGAAGGACTTGGGACTTGTCAGTATTCGGCAGCTGGAGGACCTGTTGATTCAGGCGGTGTATGCAGACGTGATTCGAGGGAAGCTGGACCAGTGCAAGCAACACCTGGAGGTGGACTTCAGTATTAGCAGGGACATCCCATCGGAGGGAACCAGCAGGATCACTAACATACTCACACAGTG GTGCAGTGAGTGTGAGACTGTCTTAGCCACCATACAGCAGCAGGTGGGCAGAGCGGATGCGATCAGAGAGGCCCGCTTAGAAGCCCTACAGCAGACTGAGACTGAG GTAAGGAACATCCGCCGGCAGCTGCTGGTCAGCCCCTCTACATCTAGCAAGGACCTGGGCTCCCTGGCGGAgcgagaggaggaaggagctgTTGCCAACCCTAACCAGAGGGTTGAGCGCAGGCTTTCGCCCCTCAAAGTGTTCAAGAGCCCAGCCTCTCAGAATCAGTGA
- the mul2 gene encoding mitochondrial ubiquitin ligase activator of nfkb 1-A, with protein sequence MDEFPVRPVEALCLGASLAISGIFYYVYRKKRKTVEKLNDAPHLSLDGKLTDILNVTPGKCLQYVVIEGAVQPVGEPLRSQFQDGSVGVVQKLMLREHKLVWNGFARTWTDSERVLHQRVNAVPFSLVGSDEATVRVLCPLEASGLEMEIIHEKFHQATYGFTDIIGQYLSGEKPKGQLETEEMLKVGATLTGVGELILDTDRALKLRPPTDGSEYFLSTSDFETLQIEQESQAVVWQVLASVFALAGAAVLLWVGRRYYRNLRLRWEQDRLRREFERLDAGTPRAGAGSAGSEASQDGAEVPIESACVICLSQPRGCVLLDCGHVCCCFSCYQALPQPTCPICRQTIKRVVPLYQA encoded by the exons ATGGATGAATTTCCTGTGAGGCCTGTTGAGGCACTGTGTCTTGGGGCCAGCCTTGCCATCTCTGGCATCTTCTACTATGTCTACAGGAAGAAGCGGAAGACAGTGGAGAAACTCAAT GATGCTCCACACTTGTCCTTAGATGGAAAACTCACAGACATTTTGAATGTTACTCCAGGGAAGTGTCTGCAGTATGTTGTCATTGAAG gGGCAGTGCAGCCGGTGGGGGAACCTCTGAGGAGTCAGTTCCAGGACGGAAGTGTCGGAGTGGTGCAGAAACTCATGTTGAGAGAACACAAGCTGGTATGGAACGGCTTCGCTCGCACTTG GACGGACAGCGAGCGAGTCTTGCACCAGAGAGTGAATGCAGTGCCCTTCAGTCTGGTGGGATCAGATGAGGCCACAGTCAGGGTCCTGTGTCCTCTGGAGGCCTCTGGGTTGGAAATGGAGATCATCCATGAGAAGTTCCACCAGGCCACTTACGGCTTCACCGACATCATAGGACAGTACCTCAGTGGGGAGAAGCCTAAAGGGCAACTGGAGACTGAGGAAATGCTCAAG gtgggTGCTACTCTTACAGGTGTAGGTGAGTTGATCCTGGACACGGACCGGGCCCTGAAGCTGCGTCCCCCTACTGACGGTTCAGAGTATTTCTTGAGCACATCGGACTTTGAGACCCTGCAAATAGAGCAGGAGAGCCAGGCGGTTGTGTGGCAGGTTTTGGCCTCTGTCTTTGCTCTGGCAGGGGCCGCGGTCCTCCTCTGGGTCGGTAGACGCTACTACCGCAACCTGAGGCTGCGCTGGGAGCAAGACCGGCTGAGGAGGGAGTTCGAGAGACTGGATGCCGGAACCCCAAGAGCGGGAGCCGGGTCGGCGGGCTCCGAGGCCTCTCAAGACGGGGCTGAGGTTCCCATAGAGAGTGCCTGTGTGATATGCCTCAGCCAGCCACGTGGCTGTGTTCTGCTGGACTGTGGGCATGTGTGCTGTTGTTTTAGCTGCTACCAGGCCCTTCCACAACCCACCTGCCCCATATGTAGGCAGACCATCAAGAGAGTGGTCCCTCTCTACCAGGCCTGA
- the vwa5b2 gene encoding von Willebrand factor A domain-containing protein 5B2: protein MVGLRNRSTWEPLLLKASCIKSCANGCSLGITTQLTYANADTESVEGVFVYPLGEKEVVVGFEAVIAGRLVGVQIQSRGKLKDCCLDCCSGSALDGQCGNGREWGCCGSSNLDMQCTNGHLILDEDLERTTFIMGTGVIGPMDIVSIIISTTLELPTLENGAIRIIYPTLLTPVVKGQMTASKSENGGKSDETGPTSCFGATSGKQERALGSEQQCAHAIFTSPAANLAPYELNFQLLVRGACLLAGLESPTHALRADADPSAHSASATYITLAQEHPYDRNIEVILHLSEPHSPLVILERGRLSFSQYEQLISSRRDFIRSTRKDSETEKKLEFVRKRQHKDILSCPVLMLNFCPDLLCEPPELHKATRELLFLIDRSGSMSGTNIHRIKEGMMVALKSLPSGTMLNIVGFGTTIKALFTSSKLCTDVTLVQACEYVQRMRADMRGTNLLGALSWVYQQPMQRSCPRQVFIITDGTISNVAKVLELVRRNTCAARCFGLGLGPRACRRLLQGVAKLTGGTTEFLDDEERLQPKLIKSLKKAFEPVLTDVRIDWYLPDNMEALLSPNEIPPLYPGNRLIGYCTLYDMSKFKVKKTEAQGRGYKGVHRGSAGSVFGLSNDELSPPPASELLPMMTSADGTDLEEALREISREISSEFSCARDTEPGTSPGVELDWSSDVRRRIQQSSYVQEQYVLTRCSLSSERGLQTQSHSHTHTSSISDSAAGPFLSDPPSGALLDTGSLPQGLEKLPFPEQRTTLSRWAESPWQQNLSAESTDNWAKKNGRLCGGEDSRRRQKTLARSTMAARSFSSPQGELDMHRLRRALERVSFDQTLGGRLDESDGETQPTPRGALSRRSLTDSNGLLFPASPLDWDSFTDPEYLFTAVPPDPPPGQCRSLIHGLLGDRPVSWEVTVDLGHLWPPEGQGTTGGSAGGGGEGGGGGGRGGEPWEEIIHQLTARSVIRDFEKMAEKENDIEHGPAKRHRMKAIQTSKHCNIICMYTTFTATDSNPSKGLADNTEVKNTGVRLGNRRSSQSGSRRQRAYSVGLGRRRSSRDSEEIEDTWNSTDKDDTPASPCSLTSWDSSNPPAVSGTSYTRSQRSVESKSMESFFGSRFPLGRLRSSISSGKQVPLKSHCLSAETEKQVETEAPDYLPLVRLQLASGAFLLTEIYSDCVQIPLDRLKRASPYSLHRRSLSPPFRCTSPSAPSISSSAKPPGGPTNHHVTFSASSSCLTKPPAPPFHHTPDDTPLTLEPRLRRRHFSDRDPVTSPPDLPSSEEGSLVLPGGHPQSQSQSHGQADSGRGSETDICEGSPVEPVAAELQGSSQLAQEDLEGSSWATAVALAWLEHRCAGYFMEWELVAAKADFWLRCQELPEGVDLAGLKGAARQLFLLLRHWDENIKLNMLCYNPNNM, encoded by the exons ATGGTGGGACTGAGAAACCGATCCACATGGGAACCATTGCTACTCAAGGCCTCCTGCATCAAGTCCTGCGCCAACGGCTGCTCGCTGGGCATCACCACACAGCTTACCTACGCCAACGCGGACACAGAGTCTGTTGAAG GTGTGTTCGTGTACCCTCTCGGGGAAAAGGAGGTTGTGGTGGGCTTTGAGGCTGTGATCGCAGGCCGGCTGGTGGGGGTGCAGATCCAGAGCCGAGGGAAGCTGAAGGACTGCTGCCTGGATTGCTGCTCTGGGTCGGCTCTTGACGGCCAGTGTGGGAACGGCCGGGAGTGGGGCTGCTGCGGGAGCTCCAACCTAGACATGCAGTGCACCAacg GGCATCTGATCCTGGATGAGGACCTGGAGAGAACCACCTTCATCATGGGTACAGGAGTCATTGGCCCCATGGATATAGTGTCTATTATCATAAGCACCACACTAGAACTCCCCACATTAGAAAATGGAGCAATCCGCATCATCTACCCCACATTGCTTACCCCAGTTGTCAAAGGCCAGATGACTGCAAGCAAAAGTGAAAATGGGGGGAAATCAGATGAAACAGG GCCAACCAGCTGTTTCGGTGCCACCTCAGGCAAACAAGAACGGGCGCTGGGCTCTGAGCAGCAGTGCGCCCATGCCATCTTCACCAGTCCAGCTGCCAACCTGGCACCATATGAACTCAACTTCCAGCTGCTGGTCAGAGGGGCATGCCTACTGGCTG GACTGGAGAGCCCCACTCACGCTCTGAGGGCCGATGCAGACCCCAGCGCCCATAGTGCCTCTGCCACCTACATCACACTGGCACAGGAGCATCCGTATGACAGGAACATAGAGGTCATTCTGCACCTCAGTG AGCCTCACAGCCCATTGGTCATTTTAGAGAGAGGCAGGCTCTCCTTCAGCCAATATGAGCAGCTGATCTCCTCCCGCCGTGATTTCATTCGCTCTACGCGCAAAGATTCAGAAACCGAGAAGAAG TTGGAGTTTGTGAGGAAGCGGCAGCACAAGGACATCCTGAGCTGCCCCGTGCTGATGCTCAACTTCTGCCCTGACTTGCTGTGTGAGCCTCCAGAGCTGCACAAAGCCACCAGAGAGCTGCTCTTCCTCATCGACCGTAGCGGCAGCATGAGCGGCACCAACATCCATCGCATAAAG GAAGGCATGATGGTAGCATTGAAGAGTCTCCCCTCTGGCACCATGCTCAACATTGTGGGCTTCGGCACCACCATCAAGGCCCTGTTCACCTCCAGCAAGCTCTGCACCGAT GTCACTCTAGTGCAGGCATGTGAGTATGTCCAGAGGATGAGGGCGGACATGCGAGGCACCAACCTGCTGGGGGCGCTGTCCTGGGTGTACCAGCAGCCCATGCAGCGCTCGTGCCCGCGCCAGGTCTTCATCATCACAGATGGAACCATTAGCAATGTGGCCAAAGTGCTGGAGCTGGTCCGCAGAAACACATGCGCTGCCAG ATGTTTTGGCCTGGGCCTTGGTCCCCGAGCCTGCAGGAGGCTCCTGCAGGGCGTTGCCAAGTTGACAGGAGGGACTACGGAGTTCTTGGATGATGAGGAGAGACTCCAGCCCAAG TTAATCAAGTCCCTGAAAAAGGCCTTTGAGCCTGTGCTGACTGATGTGCGGATTGACTGGTACCTGCCGGACAACATGGAGGCTCTTCTCTCACCCAATGAGATCCCACCGCTCTACCCTGGAAATCGCCTGATTGGATATTGCACTCTGTACGATATGTCCAAATTCAAAGTCAAAAAGACAGAG GCTCAAGGGCGAGGCTATAAAGGTGTACATCGTGGCTCCGCGGGCTCAGTTTTTGGCCTGTCAAATGACGAGCTCTCACCGCCTCCTGCCTCGGAGCTCCTGCCCATGATGACATCTGCAGATGGCACAGACTTGGAGGAGGCACTGCGGGAGATCTCCAGAGAAATCTCCTCTGAGTTCTCCTGTGCCAGAGACACGGAGCCTGGCACCAGCCCAG GTGTGGAGCTAGACTGGTCCAGCGATGTGAGAAGGAGAATCCAGCAGAGCTCCTATGTCCAGGAGCAGTACGTCCTCACTCGCTGCTCCCTCAGTAGTGAGAGGGGTCTACAGACACagtcccactcacacacacacacctcctccatctctgaCTCTGCAGCTGGGCCCTTTCTCTCTGATCCTCCCTCCGGTGCCCTGCTGGATACGGGGTCCCTGCCCCAGGGCCTCGAGAAATTGCCCTTTCCAGAACAGAGGACAACCCTGTCTCGCTGGGCAgagtcaccatggcaacagaacCTCTCCGCTGAAAGCACCGATAATTGGGccaaaaag AATGGCCGTCTGTGCGGAGGTGAGGACTCTCGTAGGAGGCAAAAAACATTGGCTCGCTCGACCATGGCAGCACGCAGTTTCTCCTCCCCCCAGGGCGAGCTGGACATGCACCGTCTGAGGAGGGCTCTAGAGAGGGTCTCCTTCGACCAAACGTTGGGAGGAAGGCTGGACGAAAGTGACGGGGAGACACAGCCCACCCCAAGAGGAGCACTGTCCCGCAGAAGCCTCACCGACTCCA ATGGGCTGCTGttccctgcctctcctctggACTGGGACAGCTTCACAGACCCGGAGTACCTGTTCACTGCTGTTCCCCCAGACCCCCCTCCAGGCCAGTGCCGCTCCCTTATTCACGGTCTGCTGGGTGACAGACCTGTGTCCTGGGAGGTCACTGTGGACCTGGGGCACCTCTGGCCCCCTGAGGGCCAGGGGACAACAGGGGGTAGCGCAGGTGggggtggagaaggaggaggaggaggaggaagaggaggggaaccATGGGAGGAGATCATTCATCAACTGACTGCTCGCTCTGTCATCAGAGACTTTGAGAAAATGGCAGAGAAGGAGAATGATATTGAACATG GTCCAGCTAAGCGACACCGTATGAAGGCTATCCAGACCAGCAAGCATTGTAACATCATCTGCATGTACACAACCTTCACGGCTACTGACAGCAACCCCAGCAAAGGCTTGGCAGACAACACAGAAGTCAAAAACACAG gggtgcgTTTGGGGAACAGGCGGAGTTCCCAGTCAGGTAGTCGCAGGCAGAGGGCCTATTCTGTTGGTCTGGGCCGACGGCGCTCCAGTAGAGACAGTGAAGAGATAGAGGACACTTGGAACTCCACAG ACAAGGACGACACTCCTGCCTCGCCCTGTAGCCTTACATCCTGGGATTCTAGTAA CCCCCCAGCCGTATCAGGAACCTCATACACTCGCTCACAACGATCTGTAGAGAGCAAGTCAATGGAGAGCTTCTTTGGCTCGAG GTTCCCTCTGGGCAGACTCAGGTCCTCTATTTCATCAGGAAAGCAGGTTCCTCTGAAGtcccactgtctgtctgcagagaCTGAGAAACAAGTTGAAACTGAAGCTCCAGACTACCTGCCTCTG GTGCGTCTCCAGCTAGCATCAGGAGCTTTCCTGCTGACAGAGATCTACTCTGACTGTGTCCAGATCCCCCTGGACCGCCTGAAGAGGGCCTCACCCTACAGCCTCCACCGCCGCAGCCTCAGCCCGCCCTTCCGCTGCACGTCCCCCAGCgctccatccatctcctcctctgccaaGCCTCCTGGTGGTCCCACTAATCACCATGTTACCTtttctgcttcctcctcctgcctcaccAAACCCCCTGCACCTCCTTTCCACCACACTCCGGATGACACTCCTCTGACGCTGGAGCCGAGGCTCCGTCGGCGGCACTTCTCCGACCGAGACCCCGTCACCTCACCCCCTGACCTCCCCAGCTCTGAGGAGGGTTCCCTGGTGCTACCTGGTGGCCACccccagagccagagccagagccacGGCCAGGCAGACAGCGGTCGTGGCTCAGAGACAGACATCTGTGAGGGATCTCCAGTGGAGCCGGTCGCTGCCGAGCTGCAGGGGAGCAGTCAGCTGGCTCAGGAGGACCTGGAGGGCTCGAGCTGGGCTACGGCCGTGGCTCTGGCCTGGCTCGAGCACCGCTGCGCCGGCTACTTCATGGAGTGGGAGCTGGTGGCGGCGAAGGCAGACTTCTGGCTGCGCTGTCAGGAGCTGCCGGAGGGAGTGGACCTGGCTGGGCTAAAGGGAGCTGCCAGAcagctgttcctgctgctgCGCCACTGGGATGAGAACATCAAGCTCAACATGTTGTGTTATAACCCCAATAACATGTGA
- the camk2n2a gene encoding calcium/calmodulin-dependent protein kinase II inhibitor 1a — protein MSEVLPYNEGKMNGYGADSEVSQMSFSCGLQDTNAFFAASQAKRPPKLGQIGRAKRVVIEDDRIDEVLKGMTDKSSPGV, from the exons ATGTCCGAGGTGTTGCCATACAACGAGGGGAAAATGAACGGCTACGGGGCGGACAGCGAGGTCAGTCAGATGTCCTTTAGCTGCGGACTGCAGGACACAAACGCCTTCTTCGCTGCATCGCAGGCGAAAAGACCCCCAAAGCTTGGACAGATCGGCAGAGCCAAGCGAG TGGTGATCGAGGACGACCGAATAGACGAGGTCCTGAAGGGGATGACAGACAAGTCGTCACCTGGCGTTTAA
- the alg3 gene encoding dol-P-Man:Man(5)GlcNAc(2)-PP-Dol alpha-1,3-mannosyltransferase: MAGGGVKKKSPGPPSRLWGRLHTLWQEKHLVLFKAEYTLLVVSVLWFLEIGINIWVIHKVAYTEIDWKAYMDEVEGVINGTYDYTQLKGDTGPLVYPAGFVYVFTALYYITSHGVNIRLGQYIFAVFYLITLLLVFRIYHRTKKVPPYVFFFVCCASYRIHSIFVLRLFNDPVAMMLLFGAVNLFLDGHWTLGCGLYSLAVSVKMNVLLFAPGLLFLLLSEFGFIRTIPKLSLCAGIQLLLGLPFLMENPIGYMNRAFDLGRQFMFKWTVNWRFLPEWLFLSRYFHLLLLAAHLLTLLLFALRRWKRPGEGILELLKEPSKRKVPAQKITVDQIVLILFTSNFIGMCFSRSLHYQFYVWYFHTLPYLLWSGGVKKLAHLLRVLILGLIELSWNTYPSTNYSSAALHVCHLIILLCLWLAPAPAPAPAPAPAEAHGDGSVKDKRQ, encoded by the exons ATGGCAGGAGGAGGTGTAAAGAAAAAGTCTCCTGGTCCACCGTCCCGACTGTGGGGGAGACTGCACACACTATGGCAGGAGAAGCATTTAGTCCTGTTCAAGGCGGAGTATACACTGTTGGTCGTTTCTGTTCTGTGGTTCCTGGAAATCGGGATAAATATATGGGTCATCCACAAAGTAGCAT ACACAGAGATAGACTGGAAAGCCTACATGGATGAAGTAGAGGGAGTCATCAACGGTACCTACGACTACACCCAGCTCAAAGGAGACACAGGCCCCTTGGT CTACCCGGCTGGCTTTGTGTACGTCTTCACAGCTCTGTACTACATCACCAGCCATGGGGTGAACATCCGCCTGGGCCAGTACATTTTTGCTGTCTTCTACCTCATCACACTGCTGCTGGTCTTCAGGATATACCACCGCACTAAAAAG GTTCCTCCCTATGTGTTCTTCTTTGTGTGCTGTGCCTCCTACCGGATCCACTCCATCTTCGTGCTGCGTCTGTTCAACGATCCAGTGGCCATGATGCTGCTGTTTGGGGCCGTCAATCTCTTCCTGGATGGGCACTGGACCCTGGGCTGTGGCCTTTATAG TTTAGCAGTGTCTGTGAAAATGAATGTGCTGCTTTTCGCCCCTggccttctcttcctcctcctgtctgagTTTGGTTTCATCAGGACTATCcccaaactctctctgtgtgcaggCATACAG CTGTTGCTGGGTCTCCCTTTCCTGATGGAGAATCCCATTGGTTATATGAACCGGGCCTTTGATCTGGGCCGTCAGTTCATGTTCAAGTGGACGGTGAACTGGCGCTTCCTGCCGGAGTGGCTCTTCCTGAGTCGCTACTTCCACCTGCTCCTGCTGGCTGCCCACCTGCTCACCCTGCTGCTCTTTGCGCTCCGCCGTTGGAAGAG GCCAGGAGAGGGCATTCTCGAACTGCTGAAGGAGCCAAGCAAGAGGAAAGTCCCTGCTCAGAAAATTACTGTTGATC AGATAGTGCTGATTCTGTTTACCTCTAACTTCATTGGCATGTGCTTCAGCCGCTCCTTGCACTACCAGTTCTACGTCTGGTACTTCCACACGCTGCCTTACCTGCTCTGGAGTGGAGGAGTCAAGAAGCTGGCCCACCTGCTCAG ggtCCTAATCCTGGGTCTCATCGAGCTTTCATGGAACACCTACCCGTCTACTAACTACAGCTCAGCCGCCCTCCACGTCTGCCACCTCATCATCCTCCTGTGTCTGTGGctggctccggctccggctccggcccCGGCTCCAGCCCCAGCAGAGGCACACGGGGATGGATCCGTCAAGGACAAGCGCCAGTGA